The following coding sequences are from one Lysinibacillus sp. FSL W8-0992 window:
- a CDS encoding CxxH/CxxC protein encodes MEKYSCEKHIDHALDMFVAEQKVFPIMDKVEEEKKLSTKCSYCEQSAEYIVSSK; translated from the coding sequence ATGGAAAAATACAGTTGTGAAAAGCATATAGATCACGCTTTAGACATGTTTGTCGCGGAGCAAAAAGTATTCCCAATTATGGATAAAGTAGAAGAGGAAAAAAAGTTATCCACAAAATGTAGTTACTGTGAACAGTCAGCAGAATATATTGTATCAAGTAAATAA